The following proteins are co-located in the Brachybacterium sacelli genome:
- a CDS encoding SDR family NAD(P)-dependent oxidoreductase, with protein MTHHEPTGTRTRTAVVTGGASPRSIGRATATRFARDGWAVAILDLDGEGAGGLAQELAAEFGVPAAGYGVDITDSAAVNEAAARVAASELPPVGALANIAGIPSPVPFLEVDDALWDTIISVNLTGTFYVTRAFLSAMLEGGYGRVVNMSSVSAQQGGGVFSKTPYSAAKAGVLGLTRSLAREMAPEGITVNAIAPGAADTNIRGASTEESEAALSASIPMGRQATAEEIGALVVWLCGQDAGYITGTTQSINGGAYIS; from the coding sequence GTGACGCACCACGAGCCCACGGGCACCCGGACCAGGACCGCAGTCGTCACCGGCGGAGCCTCTCCGCGCAGCATCGGCCGCGCGACGGCCACCCGCTTCGCCCGTGACGGCTGGGCGGTGGCGATCCTCGACCTCGACGGAGAGGGCGCCGGCGGGCTGGCCCAGGAGCTCGCCGCCGAGTTCGGCGTCCCCGCCGCCGGATACGGCGTCGACATCACCGACAGCGCCGCCGTGAACGAGGCCGCCGCCCGGGTCGCCGCCTCCGAGCTGCCGCCCGTCGGGGCGCTGGCGAACATCGCCGGCATCCCTTCCCCGGTGCCCTTCCTCGAGGTCGACGACGCGCTGTGGGACACGATCATCTCCGTGAACCTCACCGGCACCTTCTACGTCACCCGCGCCTTCCTGTCGGCCATGCTCGAGGGCGGCTACGGCCGCGTCGTGAACATGTCCTCGGTCTCCGCGCAGCAGGGCGGCGGCGTCTTCTCCAAGACCCCGTACTCCGCGGCCAAGGCCGGCGTGCTGGGCCTGACCCGCTCCCTGGCCCGCGAGATGGCGCCCGAGGGGATCACCGTCAACGCCATCGCCCCCGGCGCCGCGGACACCAACATCCGGGGCGCGAGCACCGAGGAGTCCGAGGCCGCGCTGTCCGCCTCGATCCCGATGGGCCGGCAGGCCACGGCCGAGGAGATCGGCGCCCTCGTGGTGTGGCTCTGCGGGCAGGACGCCGGCTACATCACCGGCACCACCCAGTCCATCAACGGCGGCGCGTACATCTCATGA
- a CDS encoding FadR/GntR family transcriptional regulator: protein MEPQTLDFLDGLVSEGVEVDGGILIPTERRLAELSGMSRARVRERLSGLQMLGMLKKVQGSGNVLVSPTALEAGTGNVFELMLRAGLVTVAQINEAREMLEVAIAPRILERVTDEQIHSLEDQVYAMVDASASRDFVSGLEADHAFHVALFEIVGNPIMTYVVNGMNHALHDLLLERRRIVIGKEIARNHGELPAMFDSDAVHFEITRALRSRRKEAVTAAMVEHFDSWRRISHSPTRSTPSTPRGEE, encoded by the coding sequence GTGGAACCCCAGACCCTGGATTTCCTGGACGGACTCGTCAGCGAGGGCGTCGAGGTCGACGGCGGCATCCTCATCCCCACCGAGCGGCGGCTCGCCGAGCTCAGCGGCATGTCCCGGGCCCGCGTCCGCGAGCGGCTGTCCGGGCTGCAGATGCTGGGCATGCTCAAGAAGGTGCAGGGGTCGGGGAACGTCCTCGTCTCCCCCACCGCGCTCGAGGCGGGCACCGGCAACGTCTTCGAGCTGATGCTCCGCGCCGGCCTGGTGACCGTCGCCCAGATCAACGAGGCCCGCGAGATGCTCGAGGTCGCGATCGCCCCACGGATCCTCGAGCGGGTCACCGACGAGCAGATCCATTCCCTCGAGGACCAGGTGTACGCGATGGTCGACGCCTCCGCCTCGCGGGACTTCGTCAGCGGTCTGGAGGCCGATCACGCCTTCCACGTCGCCCTGTTCGAGATCGTCGGCAACCCGATCATGACCTACGTGGTCAACGGCATGAACCACGCCCTGCACGACCTGCTGCTCGAGCGGCGCCGGATCGTCATCGGCAAGGAGATCGCCCGCAACCACGGCGAGCTGCCCGCGATGTTCGACAGCGACGCCGTCCATTTCGAGATCACCCGCGCCCTGCGCTCCCGCCGCAAGGAGGCGGTGACCGCGGCCATGGTCGAGCACTTCGACTCCTGGCGGCGGATCTCGCACTCCCCCACCCGATCGACCCCGTCCACCCCGCGAGGAGAAGAATGA
- a CDS encoding transketolase, with protein MPQPARTTQPPAATAALDPERIERIREAAHRIRQYALIQAEVQGQGYIGQALDIADVLAVLYADQLHLDPSDPTSEDRDRFQLSIGHYALALYAALTEAKFLPQKELQSYASDDSRLPMSSMRNYTPGVEISGGSLGHGLGIANGVALGMKRKGSDRFVYNLLSDGELGEGSTWEAAAVAGHHELDNLIAIVDFNDQQADGRSTQMLSMEPVTDKFEAFGWIVRRCDGHDVPAVLGHLIELREIEDARPRVLIVDTTLGKGVDFLEQREKLHFMKVDDAEWAAAHQKLNESAGR; from the coding sequence ATGCCGCAACCAGCACGGACGACGCAGCCGCCGGCGGCGACGGCCGCGCTCGACCCCGAACGGATCGAGCGCATCCGCGAGGCCGCCCACCGCATCCGCCAGTACGCCCTGATCCAGGCGGAGGTCCAGGGCCAGGGCTACATCGGCCAGGCGCTGGACATCGCCGACGTCCTCGCCGTCCTGTACGCCGACCAGCTGCACCTGGACCCGTCGGACCCGACCTCCGAGGACCGCGACCGCTTCCAGCTGTCCATCGGGCACTACGCCCTGGCGCTGTACGCGGCGCTGACGGAAGCGAAGTTCCTGCCCCAGAAGGAGCTGCAGAGCTATGCGAGCGACGACTCGCGCCTGCCGATGTCCTCGATGCGCAACTACACCCCGGGGGTCGAGATCTCCGGCGGTTCCCTCGGCCACGGCCTCGGCATCGCGAACGGCGTCGCCCTGGGCATGAAGCGCAAGGGATCCGACCGCTTCGTCTACAACCTGCTCTCCGACGGGGAGCTCGGCGAGGGATCGACCTGGGAGGCGGCCGCCGTCGCCGGCCATCACGAGCTCGACAACCTCATCGCGATCGTCGACTTCAACGACCAGCAGGCCGACGGGCGCAGCACGCAGATGCTGTCCATGGAACCGGTCACCGACAAGTTCGAGGCCTTCGGCTGGATCGTCCGCCGCTGCGACGGGCACGACGTGCCCGCCGTGCTCGGCCATCTGATCGAGCTGCGCGAGATCGAGGACGCCCGCCCGAGGGTCCTGATCGTGGACACCACCCTGGGCAAGGGGGTCGACTTCCTCGAGCAGCGGGAGAAGCTGCACTTCATGAAGGTCGACGACGCGGAGTGGGCCGCCGCCCACCAGAAGCTGAACGAGAGCGCAGGACGATGA
- a CDS encoding transketolase family protein: MSTHSTSTTTAPKKLVSGAMSADLAKEGQRTVAAPLGHALVEAARRDERIVGLSADLAKYTDVHIFRDALPERFYQIGMAEQALLGAATGLAMEGYVPFASTYSVFATRRAYDFLALDIAEAGLNVNMVCALPGLTTGYGPSHQATEDVAILRGMPNLTIVDPCDALDIQQAVPQLAASDGPTYTRLLRGKVPLVLDEYDYSFELGRAKLLRDGADVLLISSGLMTERALETATALEQDGIDVAVLHSPTLKPFDEESVVSALGKGRLVLTAENHSVVGGLFDAVSRTVAGRGLGERITPIGLPDEFLDAGALPTLEDRYGVSVASMVARIRSLL; this comes from the coding sequence ATGAGCACGCACAGCACCAGCACCACGACCGCCCCGAAGAAGCTGGTCTCCGGCGCCATGAGCGCCGACCTCGCGAAGGAGGGCCAGCGCACCGTCGCCGCGCCGCTCGGACACGCCCTGGTCGAGGCCGCCCGGCGCGACGAACGGATCGTCGGCCTCTCCGCCGACCTCGCGAAGTACACCGACGTGCACATCTTCCGCGACGCCCTGCCCGAGCGGTTCTACCAGATCGGCATGGCCGAACAGGCGCTGCTCGGCGCGGCGACCGGGCTCGCGATGGAGGGCTACGTCCCCTTCGCCTCGACATACTCGGTGTTCGCCACCCGTCGTGCCTACGACTTCCTCGCCCTCGACATCGCCGAGGCGGGCCTCAACGTCAACATGGTCTGCGCCCTGCCCGGTCTGACCACCGGGTACGGGCCGTCCCACCAGGCCACGGAGGACGTCGCGATCCTGCGGGGGATGCCGAACCTGACGATCGTGGACCCCTGCGACGCCCTGGACATCCAGCAGGCGGTCCCGCAGCTCGCCGCATCGGACGGCCCGACGTACACGCGCCTGCTGCGCGGCAAGGTCCCGCTGGTGCTGGACGAGTACGACTACTCCTTCGAGCTCGGCCGGGCGAAGCTGCTGCGGGACGGGGCGGACGTCCTGCTCATCTCGAGCGGACTCATGACCGAGCGCGCCCTGGAGACCGCGACCGCGCTGGAGCAGGACGGGATCGACGTCGCGGTGCTGCATTCCCCCACCCTGAAGCCCTTCGACGAGGAGTCGGTCGTCTCCGCCCTCGGCAAGGGGCGCCTGGTGCTGACGGCGGAGAACCACTCGGTGGTGGGCGGACTGTTCGACGCCGTCTCCCGCACGGTGGCCGGTCGCGGCCTCGGCGAGCGCATCACCCCGATCGGCCTGCCGGACGAGTTCCTCGACGCCGGCGCGCTGCCCACGCTCGAGGACCGCTACGGCGTGAGCGTCGCGTCGATGGTCGCCAGGATTCGCAGCCTGCTGTGA
- a CDS encoding FdhF/YdeP family oxidoreductase — protein sequence MTPRIFARPAPTEDKGDRDLTVHEPGTWATGIPAAVNAVATGVQQMGAVRTAQTLLKVNQVGGFDCQSCAWPDEDPGSRKRVAFCENGARAVADEATLRRVTNDFFAENSISSLRERSDHWLGEQGRLTHPMIRRKGSDHYEPVSWRESFELIGAQLQRLDSPDEAIFYTSGRTENETAFLLQLLARQLGTNNLPDCSNMCHESSGVAMNATVGVGKGTVTLQDVETADLLIVAGQNPGTNHPRMLTALGEAKKNGGSIVGINPLPEAGLLRFKDPQSPKDAMGRGQVISDEFVQIRLAGDLAFFQGVNKILLERDALDKVFIDEYTTGLAELREHLASISWEDIEYAAGVPRAQIEDVAQRVIDARSVIVCWALGLTQHVQSVATIQEIVNLLLMTGNIGRPGAGLCPVRGHSNVQGDRTQGIYEKPTEEFLAALETEFGISAPRRHGYDTVEAVRAMADGTARFFFQMGGNFARVTGDSDITDAALRSLDMTVYVSTKLSGTHLSPGEVSLILPTLGRTELDRTGGAPQRLTVEDSMSMVHATQGSLKPPSRMLMSEPSILVGIAQETFDPSSPVDWGEMIEDYSVIRDHISRVVPGFEDFERRLDEPGGFQLPNGPRDSRTFATPDGKAHFTSSPLHVLRLPEDRLLLQISRSHDQFNSTIYALSDRYRGIGEGRRVILVNNQDITRLGVTSGQIVDVTSEHDGEQRFAQGFRVLSYPTAPGCAFSYFPEANVLVHNTHVAEKSNTPVYKSLQISLAPTTLEGPAPLR from the coding sequence ATGACCCCCCGGATCTTCGCCCGACCGGCCCCCACGGAGGACAAGGGCGACCGCGATCTCACGGTCCATGAGCCCGGCACGTGGGCGACCGGCATCCCGGCGGCGGTCAACGCCGTCGCGACCGGCGTCCAGCAGATGGGTGCCGTCCGCACCGCGCAGACGCTGCTGAAGGTCAACCAGGTGGGCGGCTTCGACTGCCAGTCCTGCGCATGGCCGGACGAGGACCCCGGTTCCCGCAAGCGGGTCGCGTTCTGCGAGAACGGTGCCCGGGCGGTCGCCGACGAGGCCACGCTGCGCCGCGTGACCAACGACTTCTTCGCCGAGAACTCGATCTCCTCCCTGCGTGAGCGCTCCGACCACTGGCTCGGCGAGCAGGGGCGCCTGACCCATCCGATGATCCGGCGGAAGGGCTCGGACCACTACGAGCCGGTCTCCTGGCGCGAGTCCTTCGAGCTGATCGGCGCGCAGCTGCAGAGGCTCGACTCCCCCGACGAGGCGATCTTCTACACCTCGGGGCGCACCGAGAACGAGACCGCCTTCCTGCTGCAGCTGCTGGCCCGCCAGCTGGGCACGAACAACCTGCCCGACTGCTCGAACATGTGCCACGAGTCCAGCGGCGTGGCGATGAACGCGACCGTCGGCGTCGGCAAGGGCACGGTCACGCTGCAGGACGTCGAGACCGCGGACCTGCTGATCGTGGCCGGTCAGAATCCCGGCACCAACCACCCCCGCATGCTCACCGCCCTCGGGGAGGCGAAGAAGAACGGCGGGTCGATCGTCGGTATCAACCCGCTGCCCGAGGCCGGTCTGCTGCGCTTCAAGGACCCCCAGTCCCCGAAGGACGCGATGGGTCGCGGGCAGGTCATCTCCGACGAGTTCGTGCAGATCCGCCTCGCTGGCGACCTCGCCTTCTTCCAGGGCGTCAACAAGATCCTGCTCGAGCGCGACGCCCTCGACAAGGTGTTCATCGACGAGTACACGACCGGTCTCGCGGAGCTGCGCGAGCATCTCGCGTCGATCTCCTGGGAGGACATCGAGTACGCCGCCGGTGTGCCCCGCGCACAGATCGAGGACGTCGCCCAGCGGGTGATCGATGCCCGGAGCGTCATCGTCTGCTGGGCGCTGGGCCTGACCCAGCACGTGCAGTCGGTGGCCACGATCCAGGAGATCGTGAACCTGCTGCTGATGACGGGGAACATCGGCCGCCCCGGGGCGGGCCTGTGCCCCGTGCGCGGCCACTCCAATGTGCAGGGTGACCGCACCCAGGGCATCTACGAGAAGCCCACGGAGGAGTTCCTCGCCGCCCTCGAGACCGAGTTCGGCATCTCCGCCCCGCGCCGCCACGGCTACGACACCGTCGAGGCCGTGCGCGCCATGGCCGACGGCACGGCACGGTTCTTCTTCCAGATGGGTGGCAACTTCGCCCGCGTGACCGGGGACAGCGACATCACCGATGCCGCGCTGCGCTCCCTGGACATGACCGTGTACGTCTCCACCAAGCTCAGCGGCACCCACCTGTCCCCCGGGGAGGTCTCGTTGATCCTGCCGACCCTGGGCCGCACGGAGCTCGACCGGACCGGCGGCGCCCCGCAGCGGCTGACCGTCGAGGACTCCATGTCGATGGTCCACGCCACGCAGGGATCGCTGAAGCCGCCCTCGCGGATGCTGATGAGCGAGCCCTCGATCCTGGTGGGGATCGCCCAGGAGACCTTCGACCCGTCCTCCCCCGTGGACTGGGGAGAGATGATCGAGGACTATTCGGTGATCCGGGACCACATCTCCCGCGTGGTGCCCGGCTTCGAGGATTTCGAGCGCCGGCTCGACGAGCCCGGAGGCTTCCAGCTGCCCAACGGGCCACGCGATTCCCGCACCTTCGCGACGCCCGACGGCAAGGCCCACTTCACGTCCTCACCGCTGCACGTGCTGCGTCTGCCCGAGGACCGGCTGCTGCTGCAGATCTCCCGCTCCCACGACCAGTTCAACTCCACGATCTATGCGCTCAGCGACCGCTATCGCGGCATCGGCGAGGGGCGCCGGGTGATCCTGGTGAACAACCAGGACATCACCCGCCTGGGCGTGACCAGCGGGCAGATCGTGGACGTGACCAGCGAGCACGACGGGGAGCAGCGCTTCGCCCAGGGTTTCCGGGTGCTCTCCTATCCCACCGCCCCCGGCTGCGCCTTCTCCTACTTCCCGGAGGCGAACGTGCTCGTGCACAACACGCACGTCGCCGAGAAGTCGAACACCCCCGTGTACAAGTCGCTCCAGATCTCGCTCGCGCCGACCACCCTGGAGGGCCCGGCACCCCTGCGCTGA
- a CDS encoding SMP-30/gluconolactonase/LRE family protein: MHADRITDSISHHAEGPYWSETWGGLRWVDMLAGDIMHLDAAGATHRIATPSPVVACVRPATGGGAVLALEKGFALEDADGSIDPLPPLWEKAVRMNEGAIAPDGSFLCGSMAYDQHPGAASMWRLLPDGTTRELFGDLTISNGLAFTADGTRAYFVDTPTGRVDVFDWSDQDGLIGRRPFADLTGQDGHPDGLTLDTEGRVWVAMNGGGQVLGLDEHGEVHARITVGARQVTACTFGGEDRSTLFITTSRENLAEGEDPQAGSLFAARPGPLGPEIEPLFGV; the protein is encoded by the coding sequence ATGCACGCCGACCGCATCACCGACTCGATCTCCCATCATGCCGAGGGGCCGTACTGGTCCGAGACCTGGGGCGGGCTGCGCTGGGTGGACATGCTCGCCGGCGACATCATGCACCTCGACGCCGCGGGCGCGACCCACCGCATCGCCACTCCGAGCCCCGTGGTGGCCTGCGTGCGCCCGGCCACGGGCGGCGGTGCCGTGCTCGCGCTGGAAAAGGGCTTCGCCCTCGAGGACGCCGACGGATCGATCGATCCGCTCCCGCCGCTGTGGGAGAAGGCGGTCCGGATGAACGAGGGGGCCATCGCGCCCGACGGATCCTTCCTGTGCGGCTCGATGGCCTACGACCAACACCCCGGTGCCGCGTCGATGTGGCGATTGCTGCCCGACGGGACCACACGGGAGCTGTTCGGTGACCTCACGATCTCCAACGGGCTGGCGTTCACGGCCGACGGGACCCGCGCCTATTTCGTCGACACTCCCACCGGCCGGGTCGACGTGTTCGACTGGTCCGACCAGGACGGTCTCATCGGACGTCGCCCCTTCGCGGACCTGACCGGCCAGGACGGCCACCCCGACGGCCTCACGCTCGACACGGAGGGTCGGGTCTGGGTCGCGATGAACGGCGGCGGCCAGGTGCTCGGCCTCGACGAGCACGGCGAGGTGCACGCCAGGATCACCGTCGGGGCGCGGCAGGTCACGGCCTGCACCTTCGGCGGCGAGGACCGCTCGACGCTGTTCATCACCACCAGCCGGGAGAACCTCGCCGAGGGCGAGGACCCGCAGGCGGGTTCGCTGTTCGCCGCTCGGCCAGGGCCGCTCGGACCGGAGATCGAGCCGCTCTTCGGCGTCTGA
- the putP gene encoding sodium/proline symporter PutP, whose translation MDLVFKIIALAVYFGAMIGIGLYAFRKTADGEDYMLGGRQLHPFTAALSAGASDMSGWLLMGLPGALYMNGLVEAWIAVGLTVGAGLNWFFVAPRLRQYTQIAGNSITVPSFFGNRLHDRTNILRMAAGVIILVFFTFYVSSGMVAGGVFFESMFGGSYLFGMLLVGGVTILYTLFGGFLGASYTDVVQGMIMLVSLLVVPITAMFVVGGPMAMFESVRQVNADFGSMTAGGTFIGIISSLAWGLGYFGQPHIIVRFMALRSSRDAKYGLVVGMTWMIICVIGAVFTALAGLAFFQQNSDAVLTDAENGESVFLDLSLILFHPLIAGILLAAVLAAIMSTISSQLIVSSSALIEDLVGGVGVKLSAKGALWGGRIGVLAVSVIALILALNPDSSVLGLVAFAWAGFGSAFGPIILLALFWRRLTAAGAGAGMVAGAAVAFVWGQFEPDVSWGLFGDQHLYEIIPGFAICLILAVVVSLLTPQPPAKAMEEFEEMESSLATGDIPAHSEDAEVAGSGSTA comes from the coding sequence GTGGATCTCGTCTTCAAGATCATCGCCCTGGCCGTCTATTTCGGTGCCATGATCGGCATCGGGCTGTACGCCTTCCGCAAGACCGCGGACGGCGAGGACTACATGCTCGGCGGGCGACAGCTGCACCCGTTCACCGCCGCCCTCTCCGCCGGCGCCTCGGACATGTCCGGCTGGCTGCTCATGGGCCTGCCCGGCGCGCTGTACATGAACGGACTGGTCGAGGCCTGGATCGCCGTCGGCCTCACGGTCGGTGCCGGTCTGAACTGGTTCTTCGTGGCCCCGCGCCTGCGCCAGTACACCCAGATCGCCGGCAACTCGATCACGGTGCCCAGCTTCTTCGGCAACCGTCTGCACGATCGGACGAACATCCTGCGCATGGCCGCCGGCGTGATCATCCTGGTGTTCTTCACGTTCTACGTCTCCTCCGGCATGGTCGCCGGAGGCGTGTTCTTCGAGTCGATGTTCGGCGGCAGCTATCTCTTCGGCATGCTGCTGGTCGGTGGCGTCACCATCCTGTACACGCTGTTCGGCGGGTTCCTCGGCGCCTCCTACACCGACGTCGTCCAGGGCATGATCATGCTGGTCTCCCTGCTCGTCGTCCCGATCACCGCGATGTTCGTCGTGGGCGGCCCGATGGCGATGTTCGAGTCCGTGCGCCAGGTCAACGCCGACTTCGGCTCCATGACGGCCGGCGGCACCTTCATCGGGATCATCTCCTCCCTGGCCTGGGGACTGGGCTACTTCGGCCAGCCCCACATCATCGTGCGCTTCATGGCACTGCGCTCCTCCCGCGATGCCAAGTACGGCCTGGTCGTCGGGATGACCTGGATGATCATCTGCGTGATCGGTGCCGTGTTCACCGCGCTCGCCGGCCTTGCCTTCTTCCAGCAGAACTCCGACGCCGTGCTCACCGACGCCGAGAACGGCGAGTCCGTGTTCCTGGACCTGTCGCTGATCCTGTTCCACCCGCTGATCGCCGGCATCCTGCTGGCCGCGGTGCTGGCGGCGATCATGTCCACGATCTCCTCGCAGCTGATCGTCAGCAGCTCCGCGCTGATCGAGGACCTCGTCGGCGGCGTCGGGGTCAAGCTCAGCGCCAAGGGAGCCCTGTGGGGCGGGCGCATCGGTGTGCTCGCCGTCTCCGTGATCGCCCTGATCCTCGCGCTGAACCCGGACAGCTCGGTGTTGGGACTGGTCGCCTTCGCCTGGGCGGGCTTCGGCTCCGCCTTCGGCCCGATCATCCTGCTGGCGCTGTTCTGGCGCCGACTGACGGCGGCCGGCGCCGGTGCGGGCATGGTCGCCGGAGCCGCGGTCGCGTTCGTGTGGGGCCAGTTCGAGCCCGACGTCAGCTGGGGCCTGTTCGGCGACCAGCACCTGTACGAGATCATCCCCGGCTTCGCGATCTGCCTGATCCTCGCCGTGGTGGTCAGCCTCCTCACGCCGCAGCCGCCCGCGAAGGCGATGGAGGAGTTCGAGGAGATGGAGTCTTCGCTCGCCACCGGTGACATCCCTGCGCATTCGGAGGACGCCGAGGTGGCCGGTTCGGGCTCCACCGCCTGA
- the glpK gene encoding glycerol kinase GlpK — MNDKSMYIMSIDQGTTSTRAIIFDHGGQIVASGQKEHEQIFPKSGWVEHDPKEIWKNTRDVVGQALVNAEINRHQLAAVGITNQRETAVVWDKNNGEPVYNAIVWQDTRTQKICDELAGDEGADRYKERVGLPLATYFSGPKVKWILDNVEGAREKAERGDLLFGNTDAWVLWNLTGGQSGGIHVTDVTNASRTMLMNIDTLDWNEDIAEDMGIPLSMLPEIRSSSEVYGTGRKNDLLIDTPIAGILGDQQAATFGQACFEVGQAKNTYGTGNFMLINTGEDLVRSENGLLTTVAYKIGDAKPVYALEGSIAVTGSLVQWVRDNLGLIKEAPEIEDLAKEVDDNGGLFIVPAFSGLFAPHWRSDARGAMVGMTRFHTKNHIARATLEATAFQTREVLDAMIADAESEGVSLSELKVDGGMVKNETLMQFQADILGVAVVRPKVIETTALGAAYAAGIAVGFWDGEQDVIDNWAEDKRWEPSMDEETRARYLRLWKKAVERTLDWVDEDTEMLYS; from the coding sequence ATGAACGACAAGTCCATGTACATCATGTCGATCGACCAGGGCACCACCTCGACCCGCGCGATCATCTTCGACCACGGCGGCCAGATCGTCGCCAGCGGGCAGAAGGAGCACGAGCAGATCTTCCCCAAGTCCGGCTGGGTCGAGCACGACCCGAAGGAGATCTGGAAGAACACCCGCGACGTCGTCGGCCAGGCGCTCGTGAACGCCGAGATCAACCGTCACCAGCTCGCGGCGGTCGGCATCACCAACCAGCGTGAGACCGCGGTGGTCTGGGACAAGAACAACGGCGAGCCCGTCTACAACGCGATCGTCTGGCAGGACACCCGCACCCAGAAGATCTGCGACGAGCTCGCGGGCGACGAGGGTGCCGACAGGTACAAGGAGCGCGTGGGCCTGCCGCTGGCTACCTACTTCTCCGGCCCCAAGGTGAAGTGGATCCTCGACAACGTCGAGGGCGCCCGCGAGAAGGCGGAGCGCGGTGACCTGCTGTTCGGCAACACCGACGCCTGGGTGCTGTGGAACCTGACCGGCGGCCAGAGCGGCGGCATCCACGTCACCGACGTCACCAACGCCTCGCGCACGATGCTGATGAACATCGACACCCTCGACTGGAACGAGGACATCGCCGAGGACATGGGCATCCCGCTGTCGATGCTCCCGGAGATCCGCTCCTCCTCCGAGGTGTACGGCACCGGCCGCAAGAACGACCTGCTCATCGACACCCCGATCGCCGGCATCCTCGGCGACCAGCAGGCGGCCACCTTCGGCCAGGCCTGCTTCGAGGTGGGCCAGGCCAAGAACACCTACGGCACCGGCAACTTCATGCTGATCAACACCGGCGAGGACCTGGTGCGCAGCGAGAACGGCCTGCTGACCACGGTCGCCTACAAGATCGGCGACGCCAAGCCGGTGTACGCCCTCGAGGGCTCGATCGCCGTGACCGGCTCGCTGGTGCAGTGGGTGCGCGACAACCTGGGCCTAATCAAGGAGGCTCCCGAGATCGAGGACCTCGCCAAGGAGGTCGACGACAACGGCGGCCTGTTCATCGTCCCCGCCTTCTCGGGCCTGTTCGCCCCGCACTGGCGCTCCGACGCCCGCGGCGCGATGGTCGGCATGACCCGCTTCCACACCAAGAACCACATCGCGCGAGCCACCTTGGAGGCCACCGCCTTCCAGACCCGCGAGGTGCTGGACGCGATGATCGCTGACGCCGAGAGCGAGGGCGTCTCGCTCAGCGAGCTCAAGGTCGACGGCGGCATGGTCAAGAACGAGACCCTCATGCAGTTCCAGGCCGACATCCTCGGCGTGGCCGTGGTGCGCCCGAAGGTCATCGAGACCACCGCACTCGGCGCCGCCTACGCCGCCGGCATCGCCGTGGGCTTCTGGGACGGCGAGCAGGACGTCATCGACAACTGGGCCGAGGACAAGCGCTGGGAGCCGTCGATGGACGAGGAGACCCGCGCACGGTACCTGCGCCTGTGGAAGAAGGCCGTCGAGCGCACCCTGGACTGGGTCGACGAGGACACGGAGATGCTCTACAGCTGA
- a CDS encoding MIP/aquaporin family protein → MGTILLSEVAGTAMLTLMGGGVVANNILGKTKGNGGGWLMVNFGWGLAVFAGVWTAFKTGAHINPAVTFGLLMSEATEYAPGIPKTFGTTLTYFAAELIGAFIGAVLAWLVYKNHYDQEKDPGTILGTFSTGPEIRSYGWNLVTEIIATFVLVFVIIMFGNTPHQLGPLAVALLVLAIGASLGGPTGYAINPARDLGPRLAHAVLPIPNKGGSDWGYSWVPIAGPMIGGALAGLFSIIYF, encoded by the coding sequence ATCGGAACGATCCTTCTGTCAGAGGTCGCGGGCACCGCGATGCTGACCCTGATGGGCGGCGGAGTCGTCGCCAATAACATCCTGGGCAAGACCAAGGGCAACGGCGGCGGTTGGCTGATGGTCAACTTCGGCTGGGGCCTCGCGGTGTTCGCCGGCGTGTGGACCGCTTTCAAGACCGGTGCCCACATCAACCCTGCCGTGACCTTCGGGCTGCTCATGAGTGAAGCCACTGAGTACGCGCCAGGCATCCCGAAGACCTTCGGGACCACGCTCACCTACTTCGCGGCCGAGTTGATCGGTGCCTTCATCGGTGCCGTTCTCGCCTGGCTCGTCTACAAGAACCACTACGACCAGGAGAAGGACCCTGGCACCATCCTGGGAACCTTCTCCACCGGCCCGGAGATCCGCTCCTACGGCTGGAACCTGGTCACCGAGATCATCGCGACCTTCGTGTTGGTGTTCGTGATCATCATGTTCGGCAACACGCCGCACCAGCTCGGCCCGCTCGCCGTCGCGCTGCTGGTGCTCGCGATCGGCGCCTCCCTCGGTGGGCCGACGGGCTACGCCATCAACCCGGCCCGTGACCTCGGGCCGCGCCTGGCGCACGCAGTTCTGCCGATCCCGAACAAGGGCGGCTCCGACTGGGGATACTCGTGGGTACCGATCGCTGGGCCGATGATCGGCGGTGCCCTCGCGGGCCTGTTCTCGATCATCTACTTCTGA